One genomic window of Caenorhabditis elegans chromosome I includes the following:
- the T22C1.11 gene encoding Ribosome biogenesis protein NOP53 (Confirmed by transcript evidence) has protein sequence MESGVRKKRTLAERRESDKLRQRRFRAKKREEALLIQSINGTAEKEKKERVCSIPKKTADEIRETNRIRQQRFRAKKRVEGLVEMTPEPIPILQEPPVEQKLISISLHTPTIPIEDNTVNLVQRILLQAASDEKTRQTEIRREKDRIRKRRERQRKKDRALKLAGLSPEDVVQQSFEKKLAYLQQDMEESYRQETPDCSTLQESDNEDVEDDDYVVEEEVAQIEEEDVSKEYFDASKFVAQLEEMGLVLGVMTPSNDTGSPMFEIKQKSPEESISSEESTSSTSSTPYQPETSPFPEKKQWQRCNSSEERRERERMRKRMYRAKQKFISTGKLEMQWNPAPIKRSPNDEPEEGITPLPEWQSGLSSDQKLVAHRIYNKRYRERMKSSAVKDEASRSQSREEQPLEPSETLNFDLSTLPPDLLLKQMLSTISKCDFSGIKQDADK, from the exons ATGGAGAGTGGTGTTCGGAAAAAGCGGACACTTGCAGAACGAAGAGAATCCGATAAACTTCGACAACGTCGGTTTCGAGCAAAGAAAAGAG aagaagctCTACTTATCCAATCAATCAATGGAAcagctgaaaaagaaaagaaagaaagagtTTGTTCAATTCCAAAGAAGACAGCAGATGAAATCCGGGAAACGAATCGAATTCGTCAGCAGCGATTTCGTGCCAAGAAACGGGTAGAAGGATTGGTAGAAATGACTCCAGAGCCTATTCCGATATTACAAGAACCACCAGTGGAGCAGAAGCTTATTTCAATATCTCTTCATACGCCAACTATTCCGATTGAGGATAACACAGTAAACTTGGTCCAGCGCATATTGCTCCAGGCTGCCTCTGACGAAAAAACTCGTCAAACGGAAATTCGCCGAGAAAAGGATCGAATTCGGAAACGAAGAGAAAGACAGAGGAAAAAAGATAGAGCATTGAAGTTAGCAGGTTTATCACCTGAAGATGTTGTGCAACAGA gttttgaaaagaaattggCCTATCTCCAGCAAGATATGGAAGAAAGTTATAGACAAGAAACACCAGATTGTTCCACATTGCAGGAATCTGATAACGAAGATGTAGAAGACGATGATTATGTTGTTGAAGAAGAAGTGGCACAAATTGAAGAAGAGGATGTGTCAAAGGAATACTTCGATGCATCAAAATTTGTAGCACAGCTTGAAGAAATGGGACTAGTACTTGGCGTAATGACACCATCAAATGATACTGGTTCTCCTATGTTTGAAATCAAACAGAAATCACCAGAAGAATCCATATCATCAGAAGAATCCACATCTTCAACATCTTCTACTCCCTATCAACCAGAAACATCTCCATTTCCTGAGAAGAAGCAGTGGCAGAGATGTAACTCATCAGAGGAGCGTCGCGAGCGTGAGAGAATGAGAAAACGAATGTATCGAGCAAAGCAAAAGTTCATTTCAACTGGTAAATTGGAAATGCAATGGAATCCAGCACCGATAAAAAGAAGTCCAAACGATGAACCAGAAGAAGGTATTACACCACTTCCTGAGTGGCAATCGGGGTTATCGTCTGATCAAAAGCTGGTGGCACATCGAATCTACAATAAAAGATATCGGGAACGCATGAAAAGTTCTG cagtAAAAGATGAAGCTTCTAGAAGTCAGAGTCGAGAAGAACAACCTTTAGAACCATCAGAGACactcaattttgatttatcaACGC ttccACCAGATCTCCTTCTGAAGCAAATGCTCTCAACCATATCAAAATGCGACTTTTCTGGTATTAAACAAGATGCCGACAAGTAA
- the H05L14.3 gene encoding RING-type domain-containing protein (Confirmed by transcript evidence), producing the protein MVVRRAATISFLRCMLSDIYSPMQVASVKFDARLDYGMDNEVIELFEKIIKRFGKLKRDMIPFEIFKLVTLYCTSQDIRGILGNTQIPEMKPSYRNTLTKLEKIREEIIDYQNRERPPTEPHMKTFLDFILKKAVENHKYLEMVEYEKDGNHLETYIDDLCDSAPKKELYGGHPGLQDHVVFLKPMVWTERGYAISPDLFTMYPELETFFRSKIGMAFYQNYMKYIGNKFPNMQNKILDHVNAFASQYFQWMVSMVNFPNNIPADVRWKYAPMETNYSSTSTFKKILLRFFTFFENGRIRRKFVFLHEILVVFQKLETLKISFVGSDPIKLSSKTTESPLVHEIAEFTNAEHVMMMIRKTIPNAEDSIEILDSELHAMGVIDRKCLPIVSPYNTHCIPSPQAFQRIVEILIDEVQIGRRIPLNFRCLEVLIKKMERIFVGKHIFKTMVDRNMVHELINEATELMEKFNGKLKKPKGLLGEITPDLSEQQKIEAFLDAYDQFKPMVSRNEMIPIPEDFELMTPPGEPDMDFVHFQICPPTNEDLRN; encoded by the exons ATGGTTGTGAGAAGAGCTGCTACAATTTCATTTCTTCGATGTATGCTCTCAGATATTTATTCTCCAatg CAAGTTGCATCAGTTAAATTTGATGCTCGTCTTGATTATGGAATGGACAATGAGGTTATCgaattatttgagaaaatcataaaaagatTTGGAAAACTGAAGAGAGATATGATcccgtttgaaattttcaagctcGTAACACTCTACTGTACTTCACAAGATATCAGAGGAATACTTGGAAATACTCAG attccagAAATGAAACCATCCTATCGAAACACGCTcacaaaactcgaaaaaattcgagaagaAATCATAGATTATCAGAATAGAGAACGGCCACCAACTGAGCCCCACATGAAgacatttctcgattttattctcaaaaaagcagttgaaaatcataaatacTTGGAAATGGTGGAATATGAAAAAGATGGGAATCATTTGGAAACTTATATTGATGACTTATGTGACAGTGCTCCGAAAAAG GAGTTGTACGGTGGTCATCCAGGACTACAAGATCATGTTGTGTTTCTGAAGCCAATGGTTTGGACTGAACGTGGATATGCAATCTCTCCAGACTTATTCACAATGTATCCTgaacttgaaacatttttccgaTCGAAAATCGGAATGGCTTTTTATCAGAATTATATGAAATATATTGGG aacaaatttccaaatatgcAAAACAAGATTCTGGATCATGTGAATGCATTCGCCAGTCAATATTTCCAATGGATGGTTTCAATGGTTAATTTCCCAAATAATATTCCGGCTGATGTTCGTTGGAAGTATGCACCTATGGAA acaaattatTCAAGCACAtcaacattcaaaaaaattcttttgcgttttttcacttttttcgaaaatggtAGAATTCGacgaaaattcgtttttcttcACGAAATTCTTGTggtctttcaaaaattggaaacactgaaaatttcatttgttgGTTCAG aTCCAATCAAACTTTCATCAAAAACCACGGAATCTCCACTTGTTCATGAGATTGCGGAGTTTACAAACGCAGAACATGTAATGATGATGATTCGTAAAACAATTCCAAATGCTGAGGattctattgaaattttggattccGAATTGCATGCTATGGGAGTAATTGATAGAAAATGTCTTCCAATTGTATCTCCATACAATACTCATTGTATTCCTTCTCCACAAGCATTCCAGAGAATCGTTGAAATTCTTATAGACGAGGTTCAGATTGGAAGACGTATTCCATTGAATTTCCGATGTCTGGAAGTTCTTATCAAGAAAATGGAACGAATTTTCGTtggaaaacacatttttaaaacgatGGTCGACAGAAATATGGTACATGAGTTGATCAACGAAGCAACAGAACTTATGGAAAAGTTCAATGGGAAGTTGAAAAAGCCAAAGGGATTGTTGGGTGAAATTACACCGGATTTGTCGGAGCAACAGAAAATTGAAGCATTTTTAGATGCTTATGATCAG tttaaaccAATGGTATCCCGCAATGAAATGATCCCGATTCCAGAGGATTTTGAGCTAATGACACCTCCAGGAGAACCTGACATGGATTTCGTGCACTTTCAGATTTGTCCACCAACCAACGAAGATCTTCGTAAttag
- the H05L14.1 gene encoding Protein kinase domain-containing protein (Confirmed by transcript evidence), translating into MSTPAIKKPKKAPPRSNRKKNLTKELSREASRMGAPSQMGAPSAVTPIPVPVSDPTKKGTTMSTMSQVKSTKSKNHKKEEKKKGSKNDEADSKKPDSASKDDESSTKKEKEPKKFLKIVGGREIKLQEHLRNPVHLGEFNAVNEKNEKFIVRLEPSNRGKLKFGSDVVAEVEKLFAGQEKVPVLRNIEFCQTQHLNYWIISPFSLQILEILRIVKALTVPCAFNVALQTLDAIQYLHQAGFLNRNIKPASFSVGLNEEETKIYMTDYRLVRTHIDPSTKKVRPARTGLKYGGTARYASIAGLKKKDQGRKDDVEAWIYMIYDLIDPENGLSWRKSPRCNMMIKEKENFKYHVLPHTYDKVPEEFKKLVDLVHGYSYDSLPDYAAFKEIVQNVGKSKGHDMTTCDWVGKITPVNQEIAIKTAAEKSTGNKCSGDDDFEFKTARPVRKIMNPDDVITNGQYAWKVVRLLGSGGFGDVYKVFDDKAKGPKKTHYALKTESEGGKKAMLRLKVEMQVMITISDARKKSKGDVNRHFVDFIDRGKSEELKCKYIVMSLVGPSLDDCRRKFGVNLSNTSTPYIIAIQTLESIRDLHNLGYLHRDIKPANFAVGVGAKESTVFMLDFGIGRSYLDPKTKQHRAPRKKVKFLGTLRYASRACMLEVDQGRKDDLECWIYMVFDIFDPKNGVSWKKQRDRVKIREAKQLFFDGKAQYDYAPISLRPIIIYINSLQFQTTPEYANLVKTLYTSSSASGYPIHSLDDGGWVGKLKKEAKSKMEKKTARFGDSSSESGKQSGTDED; encoded by the exons ATGAGTACACCGGCAATCAAAA aaccaaaAAAGGCACCTCCAAGAagtaatagaaaaaagaatttgacaAAGGAACTATCTCGAGAAGCTTCACGAATGGGTGCACCTTCTCAAATGGGTGCTCCGTCAGCCGTTACACCAATACCCGTACCAGTGTCAGATCCAACAAAGAAGGGGACGACT atgagtACAATGTCGCAAGTAAAATccacaaaatccaaaaaccacaaaaaagaggaaaagaaaaaaggttcAAAGAATGATGAAGCCGATTCAAAAAAACCTGATAGCGCATCAAAAGATGATGAGTCCTCgacaaagaaagaaaaagagccaaaaaagtttttgaagattgtAGGAGGAAGAGAAATTAAGCTTCAAGAGCATCTGAGAAATCCTGTTCACCTTGGAGAGTTTAATGCAGTCAATGAGAAGAACGAG AAGTTTATTGTCCGCCTGGAGCCATCTAATCgtggaaaattgaagtttggtAGTGACGTTGTAGCAGAAGTGGAAAAGTTGTTTGCTGGACAAGAAAAGGTGCCAGTTCTTCGAAATATTGAATTCTGTCAAACGCAACATTTGAAT TACTGGAtaatttctcctttttcactgcaaattctggaaattttgaggaTTGTGAAAGCTCTCACTGTTCCCTGTGCATTCAATGTCGCCCTCCAGACTCTAGAT GCTATTCAATATCTTCATCAAGCTGGATTTTTGAATCGTAACATAAAGCCTGCTTCATTTTCTGTCGGATTGAATGAAGAAGAAACGAAGATTTACATGACCGATTATCGTCTTGTTCGTACTCATATTGATCCATCCACAAAAAAGGTTCGCCCGGCTCGTACAGGTTTGAAGTACGGTGGAACAGCACGTTATGCAAGTATTGCTGGATTGAAAAAGAAGGATCAGGGAAGAAAAGATGACGTGGAAGCCTGGATCTATATGATTTATGATCTTATTGATCCGGAAAATGGGCTGAGTTGGAGAAAGTCGCCAAGATGTAATATGATGATCAAGGAGaaggaaaacttcaaatatcaTGTTTTGC CACATACTTATGACAAAGTCCCTGAAGAATTCAAGAAACTCGTCGACCTCGTTCACGGTTATTCTTATGATAGTCTTCCAGATTATGC AGCATTCAAGGAGATTGTTCAAAATGTGGGAAAATCAAAGGGTCATGATATGACAACATGTGATTGGGTTGGGAAAATTACGCCAGTCAATCAGGAGATTGCAATCAAAACagcagctgaaaaatcaactgGAAACAAGTGTTCGGGAGATGATGATTTTGA attcaaaacAGCACGACCTGTTCGTAAAATAATGAATCCCGATGACGTCATCACCAATGGCCAATATGCGTGGAAAGTTGTAAGGCTACTTGGAAGTGGTGGATTTGGAGATGTTTACAAGGTGTTTGACGATAAGGCAAAAGGACCCAAAAAAACTCATTATGcactgaaaactgaaagtgAAGGTGGAAAGAAGGCGATGCTCCGGTTGAAAGTTGAAATGCAAGTGATGATCACAATTTCGGATGcacggaaaaaatcaaaaggaGATGTTAACAGGCATTTTGTGGATTTCATTGATCgtggaaaaagtgaagaatTGAAGTGCAAATACATTGTTATGAGTCTTGTTGGTCCTTCTTTAGATGATTGCCGAAGAAAGTTTGGAGTCAATCTTTCGAATACTTCTACTCCATACATCATTGCTATTCAGACTTTAGAG TCCATCCGTGATCTTCACAATCTTGGATATCTTCATCGTGACATAAAGCCAGCCAACTTTGCCGTTGGTGTTGGAGCTAAAGAGTCAACCGTCTTCATGCTTGATTTCGGAATTGGAAGAAGTTATTTGGATCCGAAAACCAAACAGCACAGG gctcCACGTAAAAAAGTTAAGTTCTTGGGAACACTTCGATATGCATCACGAGCCTGTATGCTAGAAGTAGATCAAGGACGCAAAGATGACTTGGAATGCTGGATTTATATGgtgtttgatatttttgatcCGAAAAATGGCGTCTCGTGGAAAAAGCAGAGAGATCGAGTCAAAATTCGAGAGGCTAagcaattatttttcgatggtAAAG CTCAATACGACTATGCTCCAATCAGTTTGAGACCAATTATCATTTACATCAACAGTCTTCAATTCCAAACAACTCCCGAATACGCAAATCTTGTCAAGACTTTATATACATCGTCATCTGCTTCTGGTTATCCAATTCATAGTCTTGATGACGGTGGATGGGTTGGAAAACTAAAGAAAGAGGCAAAGtcgaaaatggagaaaaagaCTGCACGCTTTGGTGATAGCTCTTCAGAATCTGGAAAACAGTCTGGAACTGATGAAGATTGA